DNA from Pseudophryne corroboree isolate aPseCor3 chromosome 7, aPseCor3.hap2, whole genome shotgun sequence:
CCTCTCCATGCCCCCGTTCGACTGCCGTCGTCCTCGTTTTCGTTGTGCCCCTCCCCCGCAACGCTCGGTCTCCGTCTAGGAAACGGAGTGTTgctgcccccctcccgccccgcgaacacctctgcctgattcacaggcagaggcattcgcatttactgCGGAGTGGCCGCAGAAAATGTAAGCGCAGGACGGGCCCTGCGGAGTGGCCGCAGAAAATGTAAgcgcaggacgggccctgcgcatgcgcccgcacccTCTTTGTAATTTTTGCGTCAGGATCGCGTTTTGCTTATCCAACCTGAATGACGCCCTTTGTTCGAGAATGGCTGTATTTTCTATGTGCCAATCACGtacaaggtaaaaccaacctggttCTAAAGTACGGCCATTCTTGGACAATATCCCGGACCTATTCCATTTTCTCCTGGGTCTCATATCCACGGGGGACCAAAAAAAACCAAATCTGTCCGACAAAGGTCTCTGAAGGTGGAATACCACTTTAACATTTGCTGCTCAATGACCGTCGGCATGATTGCATGTATACTCTGCGCAGTAGGTGAGAGCACAACCGCCTATTGATTGTAGAACTCTCACCTCCTGTTTTCACATATAACCGAGAAAATAGACCGACGTAGAGATCCATTGATCCGTGTCATGCTGTGTATACTGTCCACAGAGACACCAGCAATATACGAGTCCTGTACATCCCAGCCACATGCAGTATATAGCTGCTGCACATCACAGGTCAGCGGATCCCTCTTGTTATACGGCTCGTTATTACACAAACCCGCAGAATATGTCGGCGCTATATAAATAGTGGATTATAATGACATCAGGCATGTGTATCTCGCTTGACCTGTTGCTTTCTCCTCTTCCATAGCACAGTAGCAGTGATTCTGAGATGGAGATGCTGCACTTTCCTCCCGCTATCCCCAGTGCCGTGCCGGTGACGGGCGAATCGTATTGCAGCTGCGACAGTCAGAACGATGCCTATTGCTCCAGCCTGCACACCTTCCAGCAGATAAAGAACTGCCAGTGCGGAGAGGAGGATGACTGTAAGGCACTGGAGAGATATCTCCTGTATAACTAGCTGTCTGTATCTCCCGCCCCGGCACTTTATACCCTCAATGCTTCCCGTTTCAGATTTCGACTGGGTCTGGGATGACGGAAGTAAATCCACGGCCACGGTGCTGAGCTGCGACAACCGGAAAGTCAGCTTCCACATGGAGTACAGCTGTGGCACAGCCGCGATCCGCGGCACGAAGATGCTCGCCAAGGGTCAACACTTCTGGGAGATTAAGATGACCTCCCCGGTATACGGCACAGACATGGTATGTCCTCTCTCTTAATGCAGAGGTCAATAATCTTTAAAAAGTAATTATTTGTCTTATAGACCTTCTATTATGTCATGGTGCCAAGAGTAGAAGCTAAACAAAAGTCCAAGGATAGCAGCCGTTTGTGAGGTGCAAACACTCAAACTTCAGCGCTTGGTTGTACTGAGGACCTCTGCTGGAGGCTCAAAGTAATGCAGCTCCACACCAATGTAGAGGTGGGACTCAGTGTATGTTGTTAAAATGACAGCTACCTCCTAATAGGATTTGCGCATTAGACCTGGGATATTATGGCACGGATCTGTTACAACTTCCTTGTGTATAACATTTTGTAGCCATCCGGCCACCATTTATAAGCCTAGTTCTGGCAAGCAGTGCCAGAGTTTACGTAGATTCTGGGTTTTGCTCTGGGCCCGTAATGATGCAAGGAAAGGTAAGGTAGTCTGGGAGCCAATCGCAGTCCTCTCAGTACAGGATAATAACATTGAGCTAAAGCTGGTGCGGAGTTTAGATGTTATATATTTGTACCACATACTCAGCTAGCCACGATAATGTAATAGAGTATACTATTTGTGTTTTTGATATATCTGTATATGCGCTATAGGAGGTGAGTGCATGTGTGTTGTGTATACTAATTTGCTCCAACACTGTTTCTACAGAACAGTGGTCCTCCCTGTGTTGGGGCAGGTTATATTATAGGGCGGTAGAGCGGTGGTCCTTCCTGTGTCGGGGCAGGTTATATTATAGGACGGCAGAGCAGTGGTCCTCCCTGTGTTGGGGCAGGTTATATTATAGGACGGCAGAGCGGAGGTCCTCCCTGTGTCGGGGCAGGTTTATATTATAGGGCGGCAGAGCAGTGGTCCTCCCTGTGTTGGGGCAGGTTATATTATAGGGTGGTAGAGCGGTGGTCCTCCCTGTGTTGGGGCAGGTTATATTATAGGGCGGTAGAGCGGTGGTCCTCCCTGTGTTGGGGCAGGTTATATTATAGGGCGGTAGAGCAATGGTCCTCTCTGTGTTGGGGCAGGTTATATTATAGGGCGGCAGAACGGTGGTCCTTCCGGTATCGGGGCAGGTTGTATTATAGGGCGGCAGAGCAGTGGTCCTCCCTTTGTTGGGGCAGGTTATATTATAGGGGGGCAGAGCAGTGGTCCTCCCTTTGTTGGGGCAGGTTATATTATAGGGGGGCAGAGCAGTGGTCCTCCCTTTGTTGGGGCAGGTTATATTATAGGGGGGCAGAGCAGTGGTCCTCCCTTTGTTGGGGCAGGTTATATTATAGGGGGGCAGAGCGGTGGTCCTTCCTGTGTCTGATTACAGGATATTATAGGGCGGCAGAGTAGTGGTCCTCCGAGTGTTGGGGCAGGTTATATTATAGGACGGCTGAGCGGAGGTCCTTCCTGTGTCTGGGCAGGTTATATTATAGGACGGCAAAGCGGTGGTCCTCCGAGTGTTGGCACAGGTTATATTATAGAGCGGCAGAGCAGTGGTCCTCCCTGTGTCGGGGCAGGTTTAAATTATAGGGAACAAAGCGGTGGTCCTCCCTGTGTTGGGGCAGGTTATATTATAGGGTGGCAGAGCAGTGGTCCTCCTTGTGTCGGGTCAGGTTATATTAGATGGCGGTAGAGCGGTGGTCCTCCCTGTGTCGGGGCAGGTTATATTATATGGTGGTAGAGCGGTGGTCCTCCCTGTGTCGGGCCAGAGTATATTATAGGGTGATAGAGCGATGGTCCTCCCTGTGTTGGGGCAGGTTATATTATAGGGTGGCAGAGCGGTGGTCCTCCCTGTGTCGGGGCAGGTTATATTATAGGGTGGCAGAGCGATGGTCCTCCCTGTGTTGGGGCAGGTTATATTATAGGGTGGCAGAGCAGTGGTCCTCCTTGTGTCAGGTTATATTATAGGGCGGCAGAGCGGTGCTCCTCCCTGTGTCGGGGCAGGTTATATTATATGGTGGTAGAGCGGTGGTCCTCCCTGTGTCTGGCCAGAGTATATTATAGGGTGGCAGAGCGATGGTCCTCACTGTGTTGGGGCAGGTTATATTATAGGGCGGCAGAGCAGTGGCCCTCACTGTGTCGGGGCAGGTTATATTAGATGGCGGTAGAGCGGTGGTCCTCCCTGTGTCGGGCCAGAGTATATTATATGGTGGTAAAGCGGTGGTCCTCTCTGTGTCGGGCCAGAGTATATTATAGGGTGGCAGAGCGGTGGTCCTCCCTGTGTTGGGGCAGGTTCTATAATAGTGCGGCAGAGAAATGTTCCTCCCTGTGCCGGTATAGGTTAGATTATAATGCAGAGTAATGGCACGCTCTGCATTGGCGCAGGTCACCTTGCTATAATACCTCTCAGTATTGGTTGTTTGTGTTCTGCTTTATCAGATGGTCGGCATTGGAACATCCGATGTGAACCTGGACAAATACCGCCACACCTTCTGCAGTTTGTTGGGCAAAGATGCAGAGAGTTGGGGTCTCTCCTACACAGGTAAGAGCAGTGACGCACACACATTATAACTGGAGAGGACACAATACCATCCGTGTAAGTGTTCCCACATGTCTCCTCCTATCTCCTGTCTGCCAGGATTGCTCCAGCACAAAGGCGACAAAAGCAGCTTCTCCTCCCGCTTCGGCCAGGGGTCAATCATCGGGGTGCACCTGGACACCTGGCACGGGGTGCTGACTTTCTACAAGAACAGGAAGTGCATCGGTAACTTTTACTTTATTGTATATGTTCTAGCTTTTGGGTTTTTTCAGAAAACTTCCTTGAAAG
Protein-coding regions in this window:
- the SPSB3 gene encoding SPRY domain-containing SOCS box protein 3 isoform X4: MLCILSTETPAIYESCTSQPHAVYSCCTSQHSSSDSEMEMLHFPPAIPSAVPVTGESYCSCDSQNDAYCSSLHTFQQIKNCQCGEEDDYFDWVWDDGSKSTATVLSCDNRKVSFHMEYSCGTAAIRGTKMLAKGQHFWEIKMTSPVYGTDMMVGIGTSDVNLDKYRHTFCSLLGKDAESWGLSYTGLLQHKGDKSSFSSRFGQGSIIGVHLDTWHGVLTFYKNRKCIGVAATQLRNKKLFPMVCSTAAKSSMKVIRSCCCRTSLQYLCCARLRQLLPDHVDSLAALPLPPGLKQVLSNKLGWVLQMGITPSRQRKNDTSATASCGSDSDSSCPPGAEDCQRKRCRRI
- the SPSB3 gene encoding SPRY domain-containing SOCS box protein 3 isoform X2, with translation MARRPRNSRAWRFVLSGVRRDQDARAPPLQTGDDTWGYDSDGQRHQQYTSPVHPSHMQYIAAAHHSSSDSEMEMLHFPPAIPSAVPVTGESYCSCDSQNDAYCSSLHTFQQIKNCQCGEEDDYFDWVWDDGSKSTATVLSCDNRKVSFHMEYSCGTAAIRGTKMLAKGQHFWEIKMTSPVYGTDMMVGIGTSDVNLDKYRHTFCSLLGKDAESWGLSYTGLLQHKGDKSSFSSRFGQGSIIGVHLDTWHGVLTFYKNRKCIGVAATQLRNKKLFPMVCSTAAKSSMKVIRSCCCRTSLQYLCCARLRQLLPDHVDSLAALPLPPGLKQVLSNKLGWVLQMGITPSRQRKNDTSATASCGSDSDSSCPPGAEDCQRKRCRRI
- the SPSB3 gene encoding SPRY domain-containing SOCS box protein 3 isoform X1; amino-acid sequence: MIRSQQLRPLRLSNMARRPRNSRAWRFVLSGVRRDQDARAPPLQTGDDTWGYDSDGQRHQQYTSPVHPSHMQYIAAAHHSSSDSEMEMLHFPPAIPSAVPVTGESYCSCDSQNDAYCSSLHTFQQIKNCQCGEEDDYFDWVWDDGSKSTATVLSCDNRKVSFHMEYSCGTAAIRGTKMLAKGQHFWEIKMTSPVYGTDMMVGIGTSDVNLDKYRHTFCSLLGKDAESWGLSYTGLLQHKGDKSSFSSRFGQGSIIGVHLDTWHGVLTFYKNRKCIGVAATQLRNKKLFPMVCSTAAKSSMKVIRSCCCRTSLQYLCCARLRQLLPDHVDSLAALPLPPGLKQVLSNKLGWVLQMGITPSRQRKNDTSATASCGSDSDSSCPPGAEDCQRKRCRRI
- the SPSB3 gene encoding SPRY domain-containing SOCS box protein 3 isoform X3, which gives rise to MIRSQQLRPLRLSNMARRPRNSRAWRFVLSGVRRDQDARAPPLQTGDDTWGYDSDGQHSSSDSEMEMLHFPPAIPSAVPVTGESYCSCDSQNDAYCSSLHTFQQIKNCQCGEEDDYFDWVWDDGSKSTATVLSCDNRKVSFHMEYSCGTAAIRGTKMLAKGQHFWEIKMTSPVYGTDMMVGIGTSDVNLDKYRHTFCSLLGKDAESWGLSYTGLLQHKGDKSSFSSRFGQGSIIGVHLDTWHGVLTFYKNRKCIGVAATQLRNKKLFPMVCSTAAKSSMKVIRSCCCRTSLQYLCCARLRQLLPDHVDSLAALPLPPGLKQVLSNKLGWVLQMGITPSRQRKNDTSATASCGSDSDSSCPPGAEDCQRKRCRRI
- the SPSB3 gene encoding SPRY domain-containing SOCS box protein 3 isoform X5 → MPGHRLSRQETTPGGMTLMDSSSDSEMEMLHFPPAIPSAVPVTGESYCSCDSQNDAYCSSLHTFQQIKNCQCGEEDDYFDWVWDDGSKSTATVLSCDNRKVSFHMEYSCGTAAIRGTKMLAKGQHFWEIKMTSPVYGTDMMVGIGTSDVNLDKYRHTFCSLLGKDAESWGLSYTGLLQHKGDKSSFSSRFGQGSIIGVHLDTWHGVLTFYKNRKCIGVAATQLRNKKLFPMVCSTAAKSSMKVIRSCCCRTSLQYLCCARLRQLLPDHVDSLAALPLPPGLKQVLSNKLGWVLQMGITPSRQRKNDTSATASCGSDSDSSCPPGAEDCQRKRCRRI